A genomic region of Phycisphaerae bacterium contains the following coding sequences:
- a CDS encoding lipopolysaccharide kinase InaA family protein → MFQTTVGCERLLSGCGLGDLDAVFRWHQGERLDKPGLEPWRQRWRIALGHQASAAEVLYLKRFLNPPLKRQCARWLEGNWRLSTAGIEWRNAQDLAAAGIPAAEAVAFGQEMMGPWERRSFVVLRAVEGTSLEKWVPRYLSRTSAGA, encoded by the coding sequence GTGTTTCAAACGACTGTCGGCTGCGAGCGCCTGCTGTCCGGCTGCGGGCTGGGTGACTTGGATGCCGTCTTTAGATGGCACCAAGGGGAGCGACTGGACAAACCTGGTTTGGAACCCTGGCGCCAGCGATGGCGCATCGCCCTGGGTCACCAAGCCTCTGCCGCGGAAGTTCTTTATCTGAAGCGTTTTCTGAATCCTCCGCTCAAACGACAATGTGCCCGTTGGTTGGAGGGTAACTGGCGTCTCAGCACGGCCGGCATCGAATGGCGGAATGCTCAGGATCTGGCTGCGGCTGGCATTCCTGCCGCAGAGGCCGTCGCTTTTGGTCAGGAAATGATGGGCCCTTGGGAGAGGCGGAGTTTCGTCGTACTCCGGGCTGTGGAAGGGACGTCGCTGGAAAAGTGGGTCCCCCGGTACCTGTCTCGCACGAGTGCAGGTGCCG